Genomic segment of Syntrophorhabdaceae bacterium:
CGAGCAGATCGTCGTGACAGGTGCTAATGGAGAAAGGGTCGGACTTGTTGTAGACAACGTGATCGGGCAGCACCAGACGGTGATCAAGAATCTTGGCAAGATTTACAAGGACGCGAAAGGCGTGTCCGGAGCCACGATCCTGGGCGACGGATCCGTGGCCCTCATTGTCGATGTGCCGAAGGTGCTGCGTAACGCGGAGCTGGCCCAGGCCGTGTTCGGCTGAAATGTTTCTGAAGGGAATGGGAGAAACCAAAACCATGCGAGGGCGCACTGAAAAAAAGCGGTGCCCATTAAATAGAAGGGATTTAAAAATACACATAAGCGGAGGTTACCATGAAACGTTTTAAGGATTGGAGAATTGCCACGAAGATCATGAGCATATCCGTATTTACCATGCTCTTCGTCGTACTGGGAATGTTGTTCTATTTCATCCCGGTCCTCGAGAGCCATCTCATGAGTGAAAAAGAGAACGCCACGAAGAATGTGGTCGATGTGGCCTATACCCTGATCAGTTCTTATGAATCAAGGGTGAAATCGGGCGAATTGCGGTCCGATGAGGCGCAGAAAAGGGTCTATGCGAACATCAAGGGCTTAAGATATCAGGGAAACGAATACTTCGGTGTATCGGATCTCACCGGCAAGATGATCATTCACCCTATCAAGCCCGAACTCGAAGGCAAAGATATGATGAACGAGAAAGATGGGCGCGGCAAGGCTTTTTTCCAGGAATTTGTCAGGATAGCCAAGGAAAAGGGTGAAGGTTTTACCCAATACTACTGGCCCAAACCAAACGAGACAAAACCATCGCCAAAACTCACCTATGTGAAGCTTTTTCCCCAGTGGGGATGGATTGTCTTCAGCGGAATTTATGTTGACGATGTGAGCGCCGAAATAGCGAAAATCCGGACCCAGATCCTCATCGTGACCGTCGCCGTTGCGCTTCTTGTGCTTTTCATCGCCTACCTCGTCTCGCGGCTCATCACGCGGCCCCTCAACCAGGCTGTTCAAATATCGCGGGAGCTTTCGGAAGGCAACCTCACGATCAATATCGAGACGAACAGCGTGGACGAGGCCGGACAATTTCTGCAAGGTATGAAGAATATGGTCGAGCAACTGAAGACCATCGTCAATGATGTGCAGAGCGCTTCCGATAACGTCGCCGCAGGCAGTCAGCAAATGAGCAGCTCCGCCGAACAGATGGCGCAGGGGGCTTCTGAACAGGCATCTGCAGCCGAAGAGGTATCTTCATCCATGGAGCAGATGGTATCCAATATAGGACAGAATGCCGACAATGCACAGCAGACTGAGAAGATCGCCTTAAAGGCGGCCCAGGACGCAAAAGAGGGCGGCAAGGCGGTTGTGGAAACGGTGACCGCCATGAAAGATATTGCTACGAAGATCGTCATCATCGAGGAGATAACCCGCCAGACCAACCTGCTCGCGTTAAACGCCGCCATCGAGGCGGCCCGGGCAGGCGAGCACGGTAAGGGTTTTGCCGTTGTGGCAAGCGAAGTAAGAAAGCTGGCGGAGAGAAGCCAGAAAGCGGCGGCGGAAATAAGTAAACTTTCCAAATCCAGCGTGGACGTTGCGGAGAAAGCCGGCAGGATGCTTGACAAGATAGTACCTGACATTCAGAGAACAGCCGAGCTTGTCAGTGAAATCAATGCGGCCAGTAACGAGCAGAACGCAGGGGCCGATCAGATCAATAAGGCGATTCAGCAGCTCGATCAGGTCATCCAGGCAAACGCCTCGGCCACTGAGGAAATGGCCTCGACATCGGAAGAACTCTCTTCCCAATCGAGACAGTTGCAAGACGCCGTTGCGTTCTTCAAGACTGAGAGGAAGGACGGCCCGGCGAAGAATCTCCATGTCAACAAGCCTCAGGCCATGAAGACCGTGGCCCATGCGCGGGGAAAGAGTGCGGCTACGGTAGCGTCCGCGAAGAACCCGACAAAAGCAAAGGCATCGGGAGCAATTCTCGATCTCGGAGGCGCTCAAGATACGCTTGATGACGAATTTGAAAAGCTCTAACAGGGTGTTTAGCCGGAAACGGGCAGGAGAGACTGGCCTCGTTACTCAAAGCCGTCCCCATACCTGCCCGAAAAGGCGATAAAAAGGAGGTAGTCCAATGGCTCTATCATCTATAACCGATACACGTCAGTACCTCACTTTTGCGCTTGGGCAGGAGGTCTTCGCACTGGACGTTTCTCACGCAAGAGAGATACTGGAATATTCAACCGTTACTAAAGTACCTCAGACGCCTGACTTCATGAAGGGTATCATCAACCTACGGGGAAGTGTTGTGCCGGTAGTGGATATGCGGCTCAAACTCGGCCTTGTGGAAACGGAAAAAACGGTCGATACCTGCATTATTATCGTGGAAACAGATTTCGACGGGGAAGGCGCGATCATAGGGGCCCTCGTAGACTCCGTGAGAGAGGTCTTTGAACTGGAATCTCAGCACATAGAGGCCCCACCCAAGATGGGCACGAGCCTGAAGATGGAATTTATCAAGGGCATCGGCAAGCAGGACGAGAACTTCATCATTATCCTTGACACTGATAAAGTGTTTTCTGCCGAGGAGCTTGCCCTTATATGCGGCCAGGAAAGGGATGACCAAATAATGCGGACAGCAACCGGCTAAAACAAAAACGGCCGTGATGTTTTTGGTTCCCAGTGATATAGGGCAGTGTTATGAATAGAGGGCATTCCGCACAGAGGGCCGAGC
This window contains:
- a CDS encoding methyl-accepting chemotaxis protein produces the protein MKRFKDWRIATKIMSISVFTMLFVVLGMLFYFIPVLESHLMSEKENATKNVVDVAYTLISSYESRVKSGELRSDEAQKRVYANIKGLRYQGNEYFGVSDLTGKMIIHPIKPELEGKDMMNEKDGRGKAFFQEFVRIAKEKGEGFTQYYWPKPNETKPSPKLTYVKLFPQWGWIVFSGIYVDDVSAEIAKIRTQILIVTVAVALLVLFIAYLVSRLITRPLNQAVQISRELSEGNLTINIETNSVDEAGQFLQGMKNMVEQLKTIVNDVQSASDNVAAGSQQMSSSAEQMAQGASEQASAAEEVSSSMEQMVSNIGQNADNAQQTEKIALKAAQDAKEGGKAVVETVTAMKDIATKIVIIEEITRQTNLLALNAAIEAARAGEHGKGFAVVASEVRKLAERSQKAAAEISKLSKSSVDVAEKAGRMLDKIVPDIQRTAELVSEINAASNEQNAGADQINKAIQQLDQVIQANASATEEMASTSEELSSQSRQLQDAVAFFKTERKDGPAKNLHVNKPQAMKTVAHARGKSAATVASAKNPTKAKASGAILDLGGAQDTLDDEFEKL
- a CDS encoding chemotaxis protein CheW, coding for MALSSITDTRQYLTFALGQEVFALDVSHAREILEYSTVTKVPQTPDFMKGIINLRGSVVPVVDMRLKLGLVETEKTVDTCIIIVETDFDGEGAIIGALVDSVREVFELESQHIEAPPKMGTSLKMEFIKGIGKQDENFIIILDTDKVFSAEELALICGQERDDQIMRTATG